A region from the Geitlerinema sp. PCC 9228 genome encodes:
- a CDS encoding DUF4327 family protein: MSQQVIQHPMVKLQRQVQSLVESKVLKPNDSIWKIALLHGDEWPFWKQELQDFGFSMQDPVSELIAVEEWED, from the coding sequence ATGAGCCAGCAGGTTATACAACACCCGATGGTGAAATTGCAACGTCAAGTACAATCCCTCGTGGAGTCTAAGGTACTCAAGCCCAACGATAGTATCTGGAAAATTGCCCTCCTACATGGAGATGAATGGCCTTTTTGGAAGCAAGAACTACAAGATTTTGGCTTTTCTATGCAAGACCCAGTTAGCGAACTTATCGCCGTTGAAGAGTGGGAAGATTAG